One window of the Leptolyngbya iicbica LK genome contains the following:
- a CDS encoding Uma2 family endonuclease: MTASPQTNPATASTAVEITYPDSDGKPMADNTLQFRWIVTIKENLEILFANDPEVFVAGDLLWYPVEGNNRLCQAPDAMVVFGRTKGDRGSYQQWKENNIAPQVVFEILSPSNTGTEMTRKLLFYQQYGVEEYYQYDPDANELVGSQRENNALVAIADLQGWVSPRLGIRFEVTDETLGLHMPNGDRFLTTVELAEARDQALQQAAAERQRADAEQQRADRLAARLRAMGIDPDQV, encoded by the coding sequence ATGACGGCCTCTCCGCAGACCAATCCCGCCACAGCGAGCACGGCGGTAGAGATTACCTATCCCGACAGTGATGGTAAGCCGATGGCTGACAATACCCTTCAGTTTCGATGGATTGTCACCATTAAGGAAAACCTGGAGATTCTCTTTGCCAACGATCCAGAAGTCTTTGTCGCGGGCGATTTGCTGTGGTACCCAGTAGAAGGGAACAATCGGCTGTGCCAAGCCCCCGATGCGATGGTGGTATTTGGCCGAACCAAGGGCGATCGCGGCTCCTATCAACAGTGGAAAGAGAACAACATTGCGCCCCAGGTTGTATTTGAAATCCTGTCTCCTAGCAACACGGGGACGGAAATGACGCGAAAACTACTTTTTTATCAGCAGTACGGCGTGGAAGAGTATTACCAATACGATCCAGATGCGAATGAACTAGTGGGGTCGCAGCGGGAGAATAATGCGTTGGTGGCAATTGCTGATTTACAAGGGTGGGTTAGTCCTCGGCTGGGCATTCGCTTTGAGGTTACTGACGAAACCCTGGGTCTCCATATGCCCAATGGCGATCGCTTTTTGACCACAGTGGAATTAGCGGAGGCGCGTGACCAAGCCCTGCAACAAGCAGCGGCAGAGCGGCAAAGAGCTGATGCAGAACAGCAGCGAGCTGAT